The Paenibacillus sp. RUD330 genome has a segment encoding these proteins:
- a CDS encoding RidA family protein gives MTDKGNVEARLAELGIVLPSASGPAAAYANCVLAGGLLFVSGKGPAGQPKGKLGTEFTTGEGMEFARKAGIEVLAVVREALGSLDRVKRVVKIQGFVNASPEFEEHHLVLNGCTELMLDVFGEEKGMHARSVLGAASLRNNLPVILDSIFQVEED, from the coding sequence ATGACGGATAAAGGCAATGTGGAAGCCCGCTTGGCCGAGCTCGGCATCGTGCTCCCATCCGCAAGCGGACCGGCGGCAGCGTACGCGAACTGCGTCCTGGCCGGAGGGCTGTTGTTTGTTTCCGGCAAGGGGCCGGCGGGGCAGCCGAAGGGCAAGCTGGGGACCGAATTCACGACCGGGGAAGGCATGGAGTTCGCCCGCAAGGCCGGCATCGAGGTGCTGGCGGTCGTCCGGGAAGCGCTCGGAAGCCTGGACCGGGTCAAGCGCGTCGTGAAGATCCAAGGCTTCGTCAACGCATCGCCGGAGTTCGAGGAGCATCATCTTGTGCTCAACGGCTGCACCGAGCTCATGCTGGACGTGTTCGGAGAAGAGAAGGGCATGCATGCCCGTTCCGTGCTGGGAGCCGCTTCGCTCCGGAACAATCTGCCCGTCATCCTCGATTCGATCTTTCAGGTCGAAGAGGATTGA
- a CDS encoding glycoside hydrolase family 2 TIM barrel-domain containing protein has translation MELNLNGMKWELKGFWPWVPLKGTSMEIGNELLGVTEWMPAAVPGGVHQDLYRAGLIEDPYRDLNSLHCEWIENRWWVYRASFERPEPACEQIELVFQGLDYEAMISMNGVYLGEHKGMYEPAVFNVTDNIKLRETTELQIVLKHAPDEMGQIGKTSETFTQKSRFNYKWDFSTRLVNTGIWDDVLLRFHQAASLGEVALHTDLSGGEGIIRLSAEAVRRGEPAGTLRWQVEVEPPEGRSAPIGIVVDEAVQGSEGAAVIRIPEPAVWYPNGYGSQPLYRVSIRLLDDTGVLDERVMNAGIRSLGYVRNEEAPEDSLPYTFVVNGEKIYIQGANLTPLDHLYGNVGPERYEWIVRLAKDGGMNMLRIWGGGIIEKPYLYELCDRHGILIWQEFIQSSSGIDNEPSKKPAFIELLGRTAETALKSRRNHVSLTVWSGGNELMSLQNRPSTYGDSNLAYLRELAEVHDPQRLFLPTSASGPVQYITAEKGVSHDVHGHWKYQGNPGHYELYGDADHLFHSEFGVDGVSSAKSLRKFLSPVHLKPVSMQDNLVWRHHGEWWDTYGRDTELFGEFADLPAYVQASQWIQSEGLRFILEANRRRAFRNSGSIIWQLNEPWPNASCTNLVDYYMEPKLAYYGVRKAFEGSHASLDYRSLTWRAGEPFTAGVFAHFADGDNMEIEAQVLDTAGKVLETRSFTASSETDPRRGSGGLRRRSSAEAGRLEFAVPDTRDGLFLIRLLYGPERKDNVYVFSTLAEHPFRPALELNGASLAVEPLTGWEPEAGLLTGLGHECAGEAASGIRPVVRRYLVRNEGASAALHIMPEERTDRWWTLADEAGFMLLPGESREVSVACALRVNDVFSGSLDAAEAEVPEIEFNSLGR, from the coding sequence ATGGAATTGAATCTGAACGGCATGAAATGGGAGCTCAAGGGCTTCTGGCCCTGGGTGCCGCTCAAAGGGACAAGCATGGAGATTGGCAATGAGCTGCTCGGCGTCACGGAATGGATGCCGGCGGCCGTGCCGGGAGGCGTGCATCAGGATCTGTACCGGGCAGGGCTGATCGAGGACCCTTACCGCGACCTCAACAGCCTCCATTGCGAGTGGATCGAGAACCGCTGGTGGGTGTACCGGGCTTCCTTCGAACGTCCCGAGCCTGCGTGCGAGCAGATCGAGCTGGTGTTCCAAGGTCTCGACTACGAGGCCATGATCAGCATGAACGGCGTGTATCTCGGCGAACATAAGGGGATGTACGAGCCGGCCGTCTTCAACGTGACCGACAACATCAAGCTGAGGGAAACGACCGAGCTGCAGATCGTCTTGAAGCATGCGCCGGACGAAATGGGGCAAATCGGCAAGACGTCCGAAACCTTTACGCAGAAAAGCCGCTTCAACTACAAGTGGGATTTCTCCACCCGCCTCGTGAATACGGGCATTTGGGACGATGTCCTGCTGCGCTTCCATCAAGCGGCATCGCTCGGCGAAGTCGCTCTCCACACCGACTTGAGCGGGGGAGAGGGCATCATTCGGCTGTCGGCGGAAGCCGTCCGGCGCGGGGAGCCCGCCGGAACGCTGCGCTGGCAGGTCGAGGTGGAGCCGCCGGAAGGGAGATCGGCGCCGATAGGCATCGTCGTCGATGAAGCGGTGCAAGGCTCCGAGGGGGCCGCTGTCATCCGCATTCCCGAGCCGGCCGTCTGGTATCCGAACGGATACGGCAGCCAGCCTTTGTACCGGGTGTCGATCCGGCTGCTGGACGATACGGGAGTGCTGGACGAGCGTGTGATGAACGCCGGCATCCGCAGCCTCGGCTACGTCCGGAACGAGGAGGCTCCTGAAGACTCGCTTCCGTACACCTTCGTCGTCAACGGCGAGAAAATCTACATTCAAGGAGCCAACCTGACGCCGCTCGACCATCTGTACGGAAATGTCGGACCGGAGAGATACGAGTGGATCGTACGGCTGGCCAAGGATGGCGGCATGAACATGCTGCGCATCTGGGGCGGCGGCATCATCGAGAAGCCGTACCTGTACGAGCTGTGCGACCGCCACGGCATCCTGATCTGGCAGGAATTCATCCAATCCAGCTCGGGCATCGACAACGAGCCGTCCAAGAAGCCGGCCTTCATCGAGCTGCTCGGCCGGACGGCCGAGACGGCGCTGAAATCCCGGCGCAACCATGTGTCGCTGACCGTATGGAGCGGCGGCAACGAGCTCATGAGCCTGCAGAATCGGCCTTCGACCTACGGAGACTCCAACCTGGCCTATTTGCGGGAGCTGGCCGAGGTGCATGATCCGCAGCGGCTGTTCCTGCCGACCTCGGCGTCGGGACCCGTCCAGTACATTACGGCGGAGAAGGGCGTAAGCCACGATGTCCACGGCCACTGGAAGTACCAGGGCAATCCCGGGCATTATGAGCTGTATGGAGACGCGGACCATCTGTTCCACAGCGAATTCGGAGTGGACGGCGTCAGCTCGGCGAAGAGCCTCCGCAAGTTTTTGAGCCCCGTCCACCTGAAGCCGGTCTCGATGCAGGACAACCTCGTCTGGAGGCATCACGGCGAATGGTGGGATACCTACGGCCGCGATACGGAGCTGTTCGGCGAATTCGCGGACCTGCCCGCCTATGTGCAGGCGAGCCAGTGGATCCAGTCCGAAGGGCTGCGCTTCATTCTGGAGGCGAACCGGCGCAGGGCGTTCCGCAACAGCGGCAGCATCATCTGGCAGCTCAACGAGCCTTGGCCGAACGCCAGCTGCACGAATCTCGTCGATTATTACATGGAGCCGAAGCTGGCCTATTACGGGGTGCGCAAGGCATTCGAGGGCTCCCATGCGTCGCTGGACTACCGCAGCCTGACCTGGCGCGCGGGTGAGCCGTTCACGGCGGGGGTGTTCGCCCATTTCGCCGATGGGGACAACATGGAGATCGAGGCGCAAGTGCTGGATACGGCGGGAAAGGTGCTGGAGACGAGGTCCTTCACCGCTTCCTCCGAGACGGATCCGCGGAGAGGCAGCGGCGGGCTGCGGCGCCGGAGCTCCGCCGAGGCGGGGCGGCTTGAGTTCGCGGTCCCGGACACCCGCGACGGACTGTTCCTCATCCGGCTCCTCTACGGGCCGGAACGCAAGGATAACGTCTACGTGTTCTCGACGCTGGCGGAGCATCCGTTCCGTCCGGCTCTGGAGCTGAACGGGGCGAGCCTGGCGGTCGAACCGCTGACGGGCTGGGAGCCCGAGGCGGGGTTGCTGACGGGCTTGGGGCATGAGTGTGCCGGAGAGGCTGCCTCGGGAATCCGTCCCGTGGTGCGCCGGTACCTCGTGCGCAACGAAGGCGCTTCGGCCGCGCTGCATATCATGCCCGAGGAACGCACAGACCGCTGGTGGACGCTGGCGGACGAGGCCGGCTTCATGCTGCTGCCCGGCGAGAGCCGGGAAGTGTCGGTCGCCTGCGCTCTGCGGGTGAACGATGTGTTCAGCGGATCGCTGGATGCTGCAGAGGCGGAGGTGCCGGAAATAGAGTTTAACTCCCTGGGTCGTTAA
- a CDS encoding DUF11 domain-containing protein, with product MPFVNRFLLNNNGAITYTGNTLGLSRSDTVAVPGTVDSIGAFVTADTSQTFGLYPPGTTGNYALNNSTAILLLPAGSSILYAELVWGGTYINNGVDLSAFIDNPVSLTTPSGLFSITPDPATRFDVLLSNSPPYPPAYAYVRSADVTGIVQTAGAGNYTAGGIVGTIVVPDPTSNHAMWTLAVAYANASEPLRNLSIRVGAAVIQAASGPVSTVITGFATPFQGALDGRAQLSAQEGDANKTGDMAQFGPTAAALTTLSGPNNFAANFFASQINGDAGLLDTTGTFGTRNQINGTPGTNIVAGRQGYDVTNISVAGTLLNAQTSAVFNLTTSGDGYLVDSIGLQIDITPPLVTIVKSTPAADAVIGDIVTYALTVQNTGVVNAGNVQVFDTIDETSVAFIPNSVTLNGVPVPGATPETGVTVGLLAPGATAVITFRYQVTAVPFGGTIDDQGNVAYTYQPTPDSPVISTSVPSNIVHIPVFSPVIGLVKSGEPTVAFIGNPVTYALIASNTGNISANVTIADPTPAGTTFIPNSVTVNGVAVPGVSPTTGIPIGPLDAGATATITFQVLVVSAPPGNNLVNQSTASFTYMPPDGRMLTGSSPSNIVTIPVVSPMDTPNVTVVKSAGAASGIVGDVIAFTVVSTNNSIAGILNAVLTDSVPAGYAFVAGSAAVNGVPQPAADPLAGIAVGTLAVGASATVTFDLAITAVPTPPVLTNTASLEYDFLGGPFITPSNPVDVTVLQPVIVPVKRANTFGGAVGQIVNYSVTVTNSGNVAAVTTITDPLNPYSTFVAGSVFVNGIPVPAASPLTGIVIGSIAPGESVVVSYDVALTASPPTGVYDNQAAAAFTFQSPSGSTGSGSAPSNVVQIVENDGDVAITKSGSETFGIVGDIVTFTLTVSSVSAFPATDVIVSDNSTPGSVFVPGSVTVGGAPSAGNINTGVSIGTLAPGQAVIVTFQEEIVSLPEPGYNVNDFATAAFILGGTARISQSNIATVTIAQPVITAVKSAAEPYVFVGDEVHYQTVVTNTGSFNAELTWFDLLPPGSVFVENSLTLNGFPVPGENMLTGAFIGTVEANSTAFITFKLKVVSYPPTGQLMNQGNLVFSFTFPNGRSFTLNQKTNPVFVPVLALATLAKSVSASSVAAGNAVAFYLTVSNPNTAPIQNVVLTDALPSGLSFVPGSLSLNGTPLPGTSNLSRLSIGTVPAQGSSVIRFLANADFAPLNPVVVNTASFSYGLLLPSGDIVPRNGASNPVSVTIEEHEE from the coding sequence ATGCCTTTTGTCAACCGGTTTTTGCTGAACAACAACGGCGCCATCACGTATACAGGCAACACCCTGGGCCTCAGCCGTTCCGATACGGTCGCGGTGCCCGGCACCGTAGACAGCATCGGCGCCTTCGTCACGGCCGACACGAGCCAGACGTTCGGCCTGTACCCTCCCGGCACGACGGGAAATTACGCGCTGAACAACTCCACGGCGATTCTGCTGCTTCCGGCCGGCAGCAGCATCCTGTACGCGGAGCTCGTATGGGGCGGCACGTACATCAACAACGGCGTCGACCTCAGCGCGTTCATCGACAATCCGGTCAGCCTGACCACGCCGTCGGGGCTGTTCAGCATCACGCCGGACCCGGCGACCCGCTTCGATGTGCTGCTCTCCAATTCGCCGCCCTACCCTCCCGCATACGCCTACGTGCGTTCGGCGGATGTCACGGGCATCGTGCAGACGGCCGGCGCGGGCAATTATACCGCCGGAGGGATCGTCGGCACGATCGTCGTTCCCGATCCGACCTCCAACCACGCCATGTGGACGCTTGCCGTCGCCTACGCCAACGCGTCCGAGCCGCTGAGGAACTTGTCCATCCGCGTCGGGGCCGCCGTGATCCAGGCTGCGTCCGGTCCCGTCAGCACGGTCATCACCGGATTCGCCACGCCGTTCCAAGGCGCACTGGACGGCCGCGCGCAGCTCAGCGCCCAGGAAGGCGACGCCAACAAGACCGGGGACATGGCCCAATTCGGCCCTACCGCCGCTGCGCTGACGACCCTGTCCGGTCCGAACAACTTCGCGGCCAACTTCTTCGCATCCCAGATCAACGGAGATGCCGGCCTCCTCGACACGACCGGCACCTTCGGCACCCGCAATCAGATCAACGGAACCCCCGGCACCAATATCGTAGCCGGCAGGCAAGGCTACGATGTCACCAATATCAGCGTGGCCGGCACGCTGCTCAATGCGCAGACCTCGGCCGTATTCAACCTGACCACGAGCGGCGACGGCTACCTCGTCGACTCCATCGGCCTGCAGATCGACATCACCCCGCCGCTCGTCACGATCGTCAAGTCCACTCCGGCGGCGGACGCCGTCATCGGCGATATCGTCACGTACGCGCTGACCGTGCAGAATACAGGCGTGGTCAATGCCGGCAACGTGCAGGTATTCGATACGATCGACGAAACGAGTGTCGCCTTCATCCCGAACAGCGTCACGCTGAACGGCGTGCCCGTACCCGGCGCGACGCCGGAAACCGGCGTCACGGTCGGATTGCTGGCGCCGGGCGCCACGGCCGTCATCACCTTCCGCTATCAAGTGACGGCTGTTCCGTTCGGAGGAACGATCGACGACCAGGGGAACGTCGCATATACGTACCAGCCGACTCCCGATTCGCCGGTCATCTCGACCTCCGTTCCGTCCAACATCGTCCACATCCCTGTATTTTCTCCTGTCATCGGCCTCGTGAAGAGCGGAGAACCGACGGTCGCCTTCATCGGCAACCCGGTGACGTATGCGTTGATTGCCAGCAACACAGGGAACATCAGCGCCAACGTCACCATTGCCGATCCGACTCCAGCCGGTACTACATTCATTCCCAACAGCGTCACGGTCAACGGCGTTGCCGTGCCGGGAGTCAGTCCGACAACGGGAATACCTATAGGCCCATTGGATGCCGGCGCCACCGCCACGATCACCTTCCAGGTGCTCGTCGTCTCCGCGCCTCCAGGAAACAATCTCGTCAATCAATCGACGGCATCCTTCACCTACATGCCGCCGGATGGTCGCATGCTGACCGGATCTTCCCCCTCCAACATCGTCACCATACCGGTCGTCAGTCCCATGGACACACCCAATGTGACTGTCGTCAAAAGCGCCGGCGCGGCGAGCGGCATCGTCGGCGACGTCATCGCCTTCACCGTCGTCTCCACCAACAACAGCATTGCCGGCATCCTGAACGCCGTGCTGACCGACTCGGTACCCGCAGGCTACGCCTTCGTCGCAGGCAGCGCGGCGGTGAACGGCGTGCCGCAGCCGGCAGCCGATCCGCTTGCCGGCATCGCGGTCGGGACGCTGGCCGTCGGGGCTTCGGCGACCGTCACCTTCGACCTGGCCATTACGGCCGTGCCGACGCCTCCCGTGCTGACCAATACGGCTTCGCTGGAGTATGACTTCCTCGGAGGACCGTTCATCACGCCGTCCAATCCGGTCGACGTCACCGTGCTGCAGCCTGTCATCGTACCGGTCAAGAGAGCCAATACGTTCGGCGGCGCAGTCGGGCAGATCGTCAACTACTCCGTCACCGTGACGAACAGCGGCAATGTCGCCGCCGTGACGACCATAACGGATCCTCTCAACCCGTACAGCACCTTCGTAGCGGGCTCGGTCTTTGTGAACGGCATCCCGGTCCCGGCAGCAAGCCCGCTGACGGGCATCGTCATCGGCAGCATCGCTCCGGGCGAGTCCGTCGTCGTGTCGTACGATGTCGCGCTCACCGCCAGCCCGCCGACAGGCGTTTACGACAATCAGGCTGCGGCAGCGTTCACGTTCCAATCCCCTTCCGGGTCTACGGGCAGCGGCTCGGCGCCATCCAACGTCGTGCAGATCGTCGAGAACGACGGCGACGTGGCGATCACGAAGTCGGGGTCGGAGACGTTCGGCATCGTCGGAGACATCGTCACCTTCACCCTGACCGTCAGCAGCGTATCCGCGTTTCCCGCTACCGATGTCATCGTCTCGGACAATTCCACTCCCGGCTCGGTGTTCGTGCCGGGCAGCGTCACTGTCGGCGGCGCTCCTTCAGCCGGCAACATCAATACCGGCGTCAGCATCGGGACGCTGGCGCCGGGCCAGGCCGTCATCGTCACCTTCCAGGAAGAAATCGTCTCCTTGCCGGAGCCGGGCTACAACGTCAACGATTTCGCCACGGCCGCCTTCATCCTCGGAGGAACGGCCCGCATCTCGCAGTCCAACATCGCGACCGTGACGATCGCCCAGCCGGTCATCACCGCCGTCAAGAGCGCAGCCGAGCCCTATGTCTTCGTCGGCGACGAGGTGCACTATCAGACCGTCGTCACCAATACCGGCAGCTTCAATGCCGAGTTGACCTGGTTCGATCTGCTGCCGCCAGGCTCGGTGTTCGTGGAGAACAGCCTGACGCTGAACGGGTTCCCCGTTCCGGGCGAAAACATGCTTACCGGCGCCTTCATCGGCACGGTCGAGGCGAATTCGACGGCTTTCATCACCTTCAAGCTCAAGGTCGTTTCCTATCCGCCTACGGGGCAGCTGATGAATCAAGGCAATCTCGTCTTCAGCTTCACCTTTCCGAACGGCCGGTCGTTCACGCTCAACCAGAAAACGAATCCGGTCTTCGTGCCGGTGCTCGCCCTGGCGACATTGGCCAAATCGGTCAGCGCAAGCAGCGTGGCGGCCGGCAACGCCGTCGCCTTCTACTTGACCGTATCGAACCCGAACACCGCTCCGATCCAGAACGTCGTCCTGACCGATGCGCTTCCAAGCGGATTGTCCTTCGTTCCGGGAAGCCTCAGCCTGAACGGCACGCCGCTGCCGGGCACGTCGAACCTGAGCCGCCTGTCGATCGGCACGGTGCCTGCTCAAGGATCGTCGGTCATCCGCTTCCTTGCGAACGCGGACTTCGCGCCGCTCAATCCGGTCGTCGTGAATACGGCCTCGTTCAGCTACGGCCTCTTGCTGCCGAGCGGCGATATCGTGCCGCGCAACGGCGCTTCGAACCCGGTATCGGTGACGATCGAGGAGCACGAGGAATAA
- a CDS encoding fibronectin type III domain-containing protein, with product MRKKVFCLWFLALILMLNVTSVVGAVGSSQVSVKSINEGGAISKEGINQEETKQLERVPPNEETATVSENVYNKKMEFDLLNISNVLETLSKEAYNQRKHDLFEGIINSNYSLLRKNIDFHKKNDYESINSLLIEYKKSVKTFGKELSYDFNDDFGLKSPPPSLVNPDQSVAIQSQTPILNIGTTPIVDTSKDTLWSFTPPSNGTYQFIVTSALSPSPSISENLDIDFFIWDKSYLDVTKNYKSGQIIATVNLEKNKTYNLEIIANMLDQRVWITAVKNPTLDLNSFIDIELPLNQSAVYKFTPDSSAMYEFSIARFGGFGYDITGYYMAVYADENLTQLVVDDSTDVFFNAQAGKTYFMKLEAVEQPLTARIQVYSWDQAVLVPDIPRNVFKDIDTTVFEFSPKSTGEYLFSTDFYRGEQTSHYPPYTSVGIYDERFIEFYGGGSGGATVQLKAGRVYYVKIKDYSGKSDFSINVSLNKKGISENTPYDLLEPQGITEYVKYTPKTASNFVLWTSPYEGGNSTNDTIINVYADSNYSVLLATNDNYNNTTFSRVDMKMDAGISYYIGIKSYQSLSARFMVSTLSDAITPTNLVFNALSVSNFELTWSAPRANSHIIKYEIYNGNELFATVPNGQLGYVYTGTEDATGYSLSVRAIDASANKSEFSNSVVIIYSNSYSTPSNLKAKTETSTSIILKWETEKDKFVTGYEIYNKSTLIGSISKDRKNYIITGLSPNQVLRLSVKAVIPGKNSIISTTINVVSPGTKLRYNYVLGRLQSISVEATKEIIQSFAYDDNGNLKQSILSV from the coding sequence ATGAGAAAAAAGGTTTTTTGTTTATGGTTTCTAGCATTGATTTTAATGCTCAATGTAACTTCCGTTGTCGGTGCAGTAGGAAGTAGTCAAGTATCTGTTAAATCAATAAATGAAGGAGGAGCAATCTCAAAAGAAGGGATTAACCAGGAAGAGACAAAGCAACTAGAACGAGTGCCCCCCAACGAGGAAACTGCTACTGTTAGTGAAAATGTTTACAATAAAAAAATGGAATTTGATTTATTAAATATAAGTAATGTATTAGAAACTCTTAGCAAGGAGGCATATAATCAACGTAAACATGATTTGTTTGAAGGAATAATAAATTCTAATTATTCCTTACTAAGGAAAAACATTGATTTCCATAAAAAAAATGACTATGAAAGTATTAATTCTTTGTTGATTGAATACAAAAAATCAGTAAAAACGTTCGGTAAGGAATTGAGTTATGATTTTAACGATGATTTTGGCTTGAAATCGCCTCCTCCAAGTCTAGTCAATCCTGATCAATCTGTGGCCATACAGTCTCAAACGCCAATCCTCAATATTGGTACTACTCCTATAGTGGACACATCTAAAGATACGTTATGGTCGTTTACTCCGCCTTCAAACGGTACGTATCAATTCATTGTTACTTCGGCATTATCGCCATCCCCATCTATTAGTGAAAACTTAGATATTGACTTTTTTATCTGGGATAAAAGTTACTTAGACGTTACTAAAAATTATAAATCCGGACAAATAATTGCAACAGTCAATTTAGAAAAAAACAAGACCTATAACCTTGAGATCATCGCCAATATGTTAGATCAAAGAGTATGGATAACCGCGGTTAAAAATCCAACATTAGATTTAAACAGCTTTATTGATATTGAATTGCCTCTAAACCAGTCTGCTGTTTATAAATTTACTCCTGATAGTTCGGCAATGTATGAGTTTTCGATCGCTCGGTTTGGTGGATTTGGATACGATATAACAGGCTATTATATGGCGGTATACGCTGATGAGAATTTAACCCAACTGGTGGTCGATGATAGTACGGATGTTTTTTTTAATGCGCAAGCTGGAAAAACCTATTTTATGAAGTTGGAAGCAGTCGAACAACCTCTCACGGCAAGAATTCAAGTTTACTCCTGGGATCAAGCAGTGCTTGTTCCAGATATTCCTCGGAATGTATTCAAAGATATAGATACTACTGTTTTTGAGTTTTCTCCTAAAAGCACAGGTGAATATCTTTTTTCAACCGATTTTTACCGTGGAGAACAAACCAGTCATTATCCCCCATATACATCAGTTGGTATTTATGACGAGAGATTTATAGAGTTCTATGGTGGAGGTAGTGGGGGGGCCACAGTTCAGTTAAAAGCAGGACGTGTCTATTATGTTAAAATTAAAGATTACTCAGGAAAATCAGACTTCAGTATAAATGTTAGTTTGAATAAAAAAGGGATATCGGAAAACACTCCGTATGATCTCCTGGAACCACAGGGGATAACGGAATATGTTAAGTATACGCCAAAAACTGCCAGTAACTTTGTACTATGGACCTCCCCTTACGAAGGTGGAAACAGTACAAATGATACTATTATTAACGTATACGCCGATTCTAATTATTCTGTCTTGCTCGCAACAAACGATAATTATAATAATACTACTTTTTCTAGAGTAGATATGAAGATGGATGCAGGAATATCGTATTATATTGGAATAAAATCATATCAGTCTCTATCGGCACGATTCATGGTTTCAACTCTTTCCGATGCGATTACTCCTACGAATCTTGTTTTTAATGCATTAAGTGTTAGCAACTTTGAATTAACATGGAGCGCTCCTCGCGCCAACAGTCACATTATTAAGTACGAAATTTATAATGGAAATGAGCTGTTTGCTACGGTGCCAAATGGCCAGCTAGGTTATGTATATACTGGAACTGAAGACGCTACAGGTTACTCTCTCTCTGTGAGAGCTATAGACGCATCAGCAAATAAATCAGAATTTAGCAATTCGGTTGTTATAATTTATAGCAATTCCTATTCAACACCATCAAACTTGAAAGCAAAAACAGAAACTAGTACTTCAATTATTTTGAAGTGGGAAACCGAAAAGGATAAATTTGTGACGGGATATGAGATTTATAATAAATCGACACTTATAGGATCTATAAGTAAAGATAGAAAAAATTATATTATTACTGGGCTGTCCCCAAATCAAGTCTTGCGCTTGAGCGTAAAAGCTGTCATTCCGGGAAAGAACTCGATTATCAGTACTACAATAAATGTCGTTAGTCCCGGGACTAAGCTTCGCTACAATTATGTGTTAGGTAGATTACAAAGTATATCGGTTGAGGCTACAAAAGAAATTATTCAATCCTTTGCATATGATGATAACGGAAACCTTAAGCAGTCAATCTTAAGTGTCTAA
- a CDS encoding sialidase family protein, with the protein MANFNFQVTPSGGNPAFEPAIAVNLLNPSIMVAVATDTSSGVPQTGLYVSQDGGANWTDSLLPLPAGFAGAEAAVVAYAFPNTFYVTAHVFPGNSDGTCVIYTSTNNGATFSAPVVVGPGYGTYINNDETNVLADNGQASPFLGNVYVSYNHQFNVANNSNSVAFLNRSTDGGATWDQPTLLSSTTTQIERPDMAIDLVGNLYACWITVIAPANFFVRTSLDGGATFGSPVLISAVSLVPTVLPVPGYAFRVLTFANISADRSNGPYSGSIYAVWQDYRQGYSDIFMSISKNLGLNWSAPVSITGAPAGSQNFFPAIDVDPLTGGLNIIYYSNQVDGFDLDVFVARSVNGGQSFTNTRITDVSFNPNGTSPTPVTLIGDYIDIASVPPGGYIGIWTNTSNSQYIVAGYSNIVITP; encoded by the coding sequence TTGGCCAATTTCAATTTCCAGGTCACTCCGAGCGGCGGCAATCCCGCGTTCGAGCCTGCGATCGCCGTCAATCTGCTGAATCCATCCATCATGGTGGCGGTCGCCACGGATACGAGCTCCGGAGTGCCGCAGACCGGCTTGTATGTATCCCAGGACGGAGGCGCCAACTGGACCGACAGCCTGCTCCCGCTCCCGGCCGGCTTCGCAGGCGCGGAGGCGGCTGTAGTCGCTTATGCTTTCCCGAACACGTTTTATGTGACGGCGCATGTATTTCCCGGCAACAGCGACGGCACCTGCGTCATCTATACGTCCACGAATAACGGAGCGACCTTCAGCGCTCCTGTCGTCGTCGGCCCGGGATACGGCACCTACATCAACAACGACGAGACCAATGTGCTGGCAGACAACGGGCAGGCAAGTCCCTTCCTCGGCAATGTCTACGTCTCATACAATCACCAGTTCAATGTCGCGAACAACAGCAACTCCGTCGCCTTCCTCAATCGCTCTACCGACGGAGGCGCGACCTGGGACCAGCCGACGCTGCTGTCCAGCACGACGACCCAGATCGAGCGCCCGGATATGGCGATCGATCTGGTGGGCAACTTGTATGCCTGCTGGATTACCGTCATTGCTCCCGCGAATTTCTTCGTCCGGACTTCGCTGGACGGAGGGGCGACGTTCGGCAGTCCCGTGCTGATCAGCGCTGTCTCTCTCGTTCCGACGGTGCTGCCGGTTCCGGGCTACGCCTTCCGAGTGCTCACATTCGCCAATATATCCGCGGACCGGTCCAACGGTCCTTATTCGGGAAGCATTTATGCTGTCTGGCAGGATTACCGGCAAGGCTACTCCGATATTTTCATGAGCATATCCAAGAATCTGGGCCTCAACTGGTCCGCTCCGGTCAGCATCACGGGGGCGCCGGCGGGGTCGCAGAATTTCTTTCCTGCCATCGATGTCGATCCTCTGACGGGGGGCTTGAATATCATTTACTACAGCAATCAGGTGGACGGATTCGACCTGGACGTCTTCGTGGCCCGCTCGGTCAATGGCGGCCAGAGCTTTACGAATACGCGGATTACCGATGTCTCCTTCAATCCCAACGGCACGAGTCCGACGCCGGTGACGCTGATCGGGGATTACATCGATATCGCGAGCGTTCCTCCCGGTGGATACATCGGCATTTGGACAAATACGAGCAATTCCCAATATATCGTAGCGGGATATTCCAATATCGTCATCACTCCTTAG
- a CDS encoding DinB family protein, whose translation MQAWFRYNWIVREQWYEWCGELSLDELLQVRTGGAGGILKTLFHIVDVEWSWLQTLQGKPDFEEDFRNYATLARVRELDRRFRADIEGFIGDWDDSMERKPLHNALPDGRVRLLSWGEVMRHVVAHEIHHIGQLSVWSRELGRKPVSANFIEKGLIAPAAP comes from the coding sequence ATGCAAGCCTGGTTCCGCTACAATTGGATCGTTAGAGAGCAGTGGTATGAGTGGTGCGGGGAACTGTCCCTGGACGAGCTGCTGCAAGTCCGCACAGGAGGCGCCGGCGGCATCCTGAAGACGCTCTTCCACATCGTGGATGTGGAATGGAGCTGGCTGCAGACGCTTCAGGGCAAGCCCGACTTCGAGGAGGATTTCCGGAACTATGCGACGCTGGCCCGGGTCCGCGAGCTCGACCGCCGCTTCCGCGCGGATATCGAAGGCTTCATCGGCGATTGGGACGATTCCATGGAGCGCAAGCCGCTGCATAATGCCCTGCCGGACGGCAGAGTCAGGCTGCTGTCTTGGGGCGAGGTGATGAGGCATGTCGTCGCCCATGAAATCCACCATATCGGCCAGCTGTCGGTCTGGTCGCGGGAGCTCGGGCGCAAGCCGGTATCCGCCAACTTCATCGAGAAGGGCCTGATCGCTCCGGCAGCCCCATGA